The window aaaatgatgATATAATAGAAACATACCTCAGGAAGAACTCGAAAATAATGCAAGTCACCACCAATAATCTGAAATGGATGACCATCCTTCCAAAACATGTCACTAGATATGTCAAACTGCCGAGCATTAACCTGATTACATTTGCACAATTTCTCACAATAAATTAACCAAGCTACTACAACCTTATAAATAGAATATCAAGGATGATGCATAGGtcaatatataattaaaattgaaaacagaaagagaaaaagtaaATGTGGATAGGCTCCACATAATATGCTCAACACAAGGAACGCTGCCCATAAATTATGTGCTTCACTGTCATGCTCCGTGCATATGGCTTACTAACATTGTGAATAATTATCCCATATACCACTCCTCTGGAATGCCCTTGTTTCGTGGGTAGTTCGGATCCATTCTTTTTGAAGGTTATCTAGATTCATGAATCATGACTAAACTGATGGCCATGGACTACAAGCAGTAGGAAATAATGACTAtgacagcagcagcaacaacggTGATTATGATGAGAAGCAACTAGTTTAGTGAAAGAACCACTAATCAAGCTGGTTGTTGACTAGTTGGAATAGCCAAGTGCTGGGGTACAAAGGCGTAAATCTAGGTAgccactatatatatatatatatatatatatcaacataGATTGTTAAAGATTAACAGGATGAGAAATTTATGTTCTTTGAATTAAACATGTGGCCATGAAGCATATAGATGTTATGAGACATTTATTTTGAATCCTCAGTACTACAAACTTTCCTATCCAGAGGTGGATGATGTCTTACAGACAACCAAACTACAATAAATAACCATTGAAATTAGATACTCCATTTGTAACAAAGAAGTAAATATAaccaactgaaattaaaaatcaccaaatttaatttctattatCTACCATGTTTTGATTCTTATAAACAAGTCATGATCATTTCCAATTGTAGCTTTTTATTTGTAATGTacccatttttatattttgaattgCATTATAATTTGTCCTGTTTTAAATTGCATATATGTACAAGGAAGCATATTTCAGAAAGTTGATTGTGGAGAATAATCTAACCATAAGATGGGGGTACTATCCACCATGGGGTGGTAGTTGTATGGTTGACCTAGATACCATCGTTTTTTTGAAGACAtcatataaattataaattggAAGTTGTTTCCATTTCAGTaacatattttcttcttcttttctgataCAACTTTCTTTAGCCTTTAAGACAATTCCTTAAAAAACGTCTTCCGTGGGTCTTAACATAATTCTGCGCAGACCTGTGATCTCAGTCATGATCATCATCACTTGAGACTGAGACCGCCTCTGGAATAAGACCTGTTATCTCAGTCCTATTTCAGCTTTCATAGCAAACTATTCTAGAATTAGTAGAACTAGTAGCAGCATCAATGCAGGGAATATGAACAACAGTAGTAGCTACAACTTACAAGAGTAACAACATCAACACGATGACAATCGGGATAGCCTTAAGGCAAATACACAAACCCGAAATAGCAGAAATGAATTGTGGGAAATGAAGTTGAGAAAATCAAAGAGACAGGAGACAAACATACCTGGGTTTGGAGGCTGGGGACAGTCGAGGATAAATGAGAGATAGCAGGAAGAGGACCAAAGGCAGGGAAGAAAGTTCCTAAAGCTACGATGGTGAGGAGAGCAAAGAAGGTCGTGCCGCCTCGCTTCCTCGCCATTCTCACCAAAGCCACAGGCACACCCATAACACTTCCTCTGCTTGTTTTATCTCTGAACCCCACAATTCTTTGCATAGGCTTTTAGTTAGGTGGGTGGCAGCCCGCAGGTCAGATCAGCCCCGAACGGCCAAACATTTTTAGAACGCTCCGAGGCTGTGTGCCGTACTGGCATTCTAGGTTCCTCGCGTACTGCGTTAGGTTACGTTCCACTCTGAATTCACTGGTccgcaattaaaataaaaaaaattacattcatgTTATTGTCTTTACAAACGTTCTCATTGGTCTCTACATTAGCCTAAGCCTGTAGGCtacattaggggtgtcaaccggtcgggctggttcggtttcgatcgagcttaatcgggcttgaagactttcaaaggctacaccgtgtccgcccatttaactaatcgggcttagttattgagggcatggtacgctttatattcggtcggtcgaccTCGGGTTATAAttgggccaccttaatcgggctttagttgggccttaaccaggctacggacatgtttaattttaaacgggctttaaccggtttttaaacagaccctctttaaaatgtacTCTTATATTCCGgtccactcatgcaaacccaaaaaaatgacaattaattaataaataataccaaatataaccatttatttaaaatatgaacatgtttttactttttagtttttattttttaatttggggggtaaaataggtattctacaatcattaaagggtcgggctaggccggtgcacaataggccggtcttggtcgagtgttaaacggtcggtctcgatcgggcacCCGACgatccaagtagcaaaatcaagaccgaccgtttataaatgggccgggctcaagcctgacacgtttaataaacggtcaaGGCCAGGCCgatttataaacggtcggtcccgatcgatttagtcggtTAGGTAATCATTTTCTGCCCATGTGTTGGAGTaacgttctttttttttttctaaaaaaaaattgaacaaccGTGAAATAGCATTCACGATACCTTGGGACGGCAAAGAGGGTCGGGGACGGCCCTGAAACCTGCGAGGCGCAATAGTACTCCTCGCCGTGTGCAGGTTAAAAACGCACCGTCAACGCTTCGAACCAATCCAATACCCATCTTCCAACATCGATTAATAATAAGGAAGATGGCTTGGAGGCGACTTCTTACGCAGGTCAGTTTCTTATTTCGCTATACTTCAGGCGTTATTCCGTTTCATTTTTCTGATTCTTTGGCAGATGCCTCTTTCAATCCGAAAacccttcctctttttttttttattcgtcCAATTTCTGTCGCATTGTTGATGAAAACGATGCCATGTTGTTTTGAGACTCTTGCAATCAAATTGGTGTTTTACTATTGGAGGTTTTGGTGTGGAAGAAATATCTTTGATGTTTGAATATCTGTTTATGTCATTTGGCTGTTCCTAGATCAAGGAATGATGTCTTGGTTTCGTGCCTTTTTTGCTATTTTGGATTTACCTGCATCCTCCGTTAAGCTTTgagttttttatgtttattggtTGTTCCTAACCTAGAAAGTTGATCTGGTCGAGCATTAGCAGGCCAGAAACGTAATGAAGCTGGTTGAAAACCATGATTACGGTGTCCGAAGCttatcttcctcctcctccccctccccccaccccacaaaaaaaaaacaataataataataataataaattaattaattaa is drawn from Macadamia integrifolia cultivar HAES 741 chromosome 7, SCU_Mint_v3, whole genome shotgun sequence and contains these coding sequences:
- the LOC122085014 gene encoding beta-galactosidase 17-like — its product is MQRIVGFRDKTSRGSVMGVPVALVRMARKRGGTTFFALLTIVALGTFFPAFGPLPAISHLSSTVPSLQTQVNARQFDISSDMFWKDGHPFQIIGGDLHYFRVLPEYWKDRLLRAKALGLNTIQTYVPWNLHEPQPGEWIFEGIADIESFLKLCQELGFLVMLRAGPYICGEWDFGGFPAWLLAVEPALRLRSSDPAFLQLG